One segment of Gordonia terrae DNA contains the following:
- a CDS encoding TetR/AcrR family transcriptional regulator, with protein sequence MLVRLLWRAECGAGGPRRGPRQRVSVDDIVTTAIRRADAGGLGAVSMRSLASDLGVGPMSLYTYVPTRDVLVALMVDAVAADTPMPPSSPTVVESLAGVARALRAECLTHPWLLEASPWRQVLGPHRLARYERQLELLEPLDISDVQRDNIIALIGAFVVGNAREAVGERVAAAETGMSDAHWWEIVGPELAAVVPDGAFPLSDRVGTAVGELRQAPGAPAEAFEFGLSRVLDGLQPLLS encoded by the coding sequence ATGTTGGTCCGCCTCCTGTGGCGGGCCGAGTGCGGCGCCGGGGGGCCGCGGCGTGGTCCGCGGCAGCGGGTGTCGGTCGACGACATCGTGACCACCGCGATCCGCCGCGCGGATGCGGGGGGACTCGGCGCCGTGTCGATGCGCTCGCTGGCTTCCGATCTCGGTGTCGGGCCGATGAGTCTGTACACCTACGTACCGACACGTGACGTGTTGGTGGCGCTCATGGTCGACGCGGTGGCGGCGGACACCCCGATGCCGCCGAGTTCGCCGACAGTCGTGGAATCCCTGGCGGGTGTCGCGCGCGCTCTGCGTGCCGAGTGTCTGACGCACCCCTGGTTGCTGGAGGCCTCGCCCTGGCGTCAGGTGCTGGGGCCGCACCGGCTCGCCCGCTACGAGCGGCAGCTCGAGCTGCTCGAGCCGCTCGACATCTCGGATGTACAGCGCGACAACATCATCGCGCTGATCGGAGCCTTCGTGGTCGGCAACGCCCGCGAGGCGGTCGGGGAGAGGGTGGCCGCGGCCGAGACCGGGATGAGCGATGCGCACTGGTGGGAGATCGTCGGGCCCGAACTCGCGGCGGTCGTGCCCGACGGCGCGTTTCCGCTGTCGGATCGGGTCGGCACTGCGGTCGGCGAGCTCCGGCAGGCGCCCGGCGCGCCCGCGGAGGCCTTCGAGTTCGGGCTGTCGCGCGTCCTGGATGGATTGCAGCCACTGCTGTCCTGA
- a CDS encoding DEAD/DEAH box helicase: MYRVFNSVHRTKRSVTLTRQATYLPDLHQFALWSSHGPDAGSRADSCRLAIPEGGDLVVRDVACDLVDVPTLLSGHASDDPSRVAESVHAWRLTLAGDTSTQLPLAAHAEVDPTGTAMTTAEFARAALRDCLVVEEALRDRLRASLRPYQIRGVAWLARTAEVTGGAVLADEMGLGKTVQAIGLLTLRAPEGPQLVVCPTSLVTNWTHEVARFAPALDVHTGPLEDAPVAAGSVTVISYARLRLSVDVVRRSRWATTVFDEAQNLKNPRTQVSRAARSVDAGARVALTGTPIENSLDDLWAILRVTAPGLFPHRAVFRRRFTKAVDDGDTGALQRLRVAVSPVLLARTKSRVASALPPKIPNPVLVDLTAEQAQLYDAHLARVEDDGFGDGFERHGRILATLTRLKQICNHPGLVTGDTRVLPGRSGKLDVCAEILGENLRTDSPTLVFTQYRDTGELLVRHFAEQFAVDAPFFHGGLPASRRDELVADFQSGRGPGIMVMSLKAGGVGLTLTRACDVIHFDRWWNPAVEAQASDRVHRIGQERPVTITTLTTATSLEEHIDDLHRRKSALGTHADDSSALAELTGLSDERLIDVLRRNREVR, encoded by the coding sequence GTGTACCGAGTATTTAACTCCGTACACCGTACCAAGAGGAGCGTCACGCTGACCAGACAGGCCACCTATCTGCCGGATCTCCATCAGTTCGCACTCTGGTCGTCGCATGGTCCCGACGCCGGAAGCCGCGCGGACTCATGTCGCCTCGCGATTCCGGAGGGCGGCGATCTCGTCGTCCGTGACGTCGCTTGCGACCTCGTCGACGTCCCGACGCTCCTCTCGGGTCACGCATCGGACGATCCGAGCAGGGTCGCCGAGTCGGTTCACGCGTGGCGACTCACGCTTGCCGGCGACACCTCGACGCAGCTACCTCTCGCCGCTCACGCCGAGGTCGACCCCACGGGAACCGCGATGACGACGGCCGAGTTCGCCCGCGCGGCTCTGCGGGACTGCCTGGTGGTGGAGGAAGCTCTGCGCGACAGGCTCCGGGCAAGCCTGCGGCCCTACCAGATCCGCGGCGTGGCGTGGCTCGCCCGAACCGCAGAGGTGACCGGCGGCGCCGTACTGGCCGACGAGATGGGACTCGGCAAGACCGTCCAGGCGATCGGACTGTTGACACTACGCGCCCCCGAGGGGCCCCAGCTGGTCGTCTGCCCGACGAGTCTCGTCACCAACTGGACGCACGAGGTGGCCCGCTTCGCGCCCGCACTCGACGTCCACACCGGACCCCTCGAGGACGCCCCGGTCGCGGCCGGTTCGGTCACCGTGATCTCCTACGCACGACTGCGGTTGAGCGTCGACGTCGTGCGCCGGTCTCGTTGGGCGACAACCGTGTTCGACGAGGCACAGAACCTGAAGAACCCGCGGACCCAGGTCTCCCGCGCGGCCCGCTCCGTCGATGCCGGTGCTCGTGTCGCGTTGACGGGCACCCCGATCGAGAACAGTCTCGACGACCTCTGGGCGATCCTCCGCGTCACTGCGCCGGGGCTGTTCCCCCACCGGGCGGTGTTCCGGCGCCGGTTCACCAAGGCGGTGGACGACGGCGATACCGGAGCGCTGCAACGACTCCGGGTCGCGGTGTCACCGGTCCTGCTGGCGCGCACCAAGTCACGGGTGGCGTCGGCGCTCCCACCGAAGATCCCGAATCCGGTTCTGGTCGACCTGACGGCCGAACAGGCGCAACTCTACGATGCTCACCTGGCGCGTGTGGAGGACGACGGCTTCGGCGATGGATTCGAGAGACACGGAAGGATTCTCGCCACCCTCACCCGCCTCAAGCAGATCTGCAACCACCCCGGTCTCGTCACCGGCGACACCCGGGTGCTCCCGGGCCGTTCGGGCAAACTCGACGTGTGCGCGGAGATCCTCGGCGAGAATCTACGCACCGATTCCCCCACCCTCGTCTTCACCCAGTATCGCGACACCGGTGAACTGCTCGTCCGTCACTTCGCCGAACAGTTCGCGGTCGACGCCCCGTTCTTCCACGGCGGCCTCCCGGCGAGTCGGCGCGACGAACTCGTCGCCGACTTCCAGTCGGGCCGTGGCCCCGGGATCATGGTGATGAGTCTCAAGGCCGGTGGCGTCGGGCTCACACTCACACGCGCCTGCGACGTCATCCATTTCGACCGCTGGTGGAATCCGGCGGTCGAAGCCCAGGCCTCGGATCGCGTGCACCGCATCGGCCAAGAGCGTCCGGTCACGATCACCACCCTCACGACGGCCACCTCGCTCGAGGAACACATCGACGACCTGCACCGGCGCAAGTCCGCACTCGGCACGCACGCCGACGACTCGTCGGCCCTCGCGGAACTGACCGGCCTCAGCGACGAGCGGTTGATCGACGTCCTTCGCCGCAATCGGGAGGTCCGATGA
- the rpsA gene encoding 30S ribosomal protein S1, with translation MSSPTITSPQVAVNDIGTAEDFLAAIDSTIKYFNDGDIVEGTIVKVDRDEVLLDIGYKTEGVIPSRELSIKHDVDPNEVVNVGDEVEALVLTKEDKEGRLILSKKRAQYERAWGTIEELKEKDEAVKGTVIEVVKGGLILDIGLRGFLPASLVEMRRVRDLQPYIGKEIEAKIIELDKNRNNVVLSRRAWLEQTQSEVRSEFLHQLQKGQVRKGVVSSIVNFGAFVDLGGVDGLVHVSELSWKHIDHPSEVVAVGDEVTVEVLDVDLDRERVSLSLKATQEDPWRQFARTHAIGQIVPGKVTKLVPFGAFVRVDEGIEGLVHISELAERHVEVPDQVVAVGDDAMVKVIDIDLERRRISLSLKQANEDYTEEFDPSKYGMADSYDEQGNYIFPEGFDAETNEWLEGFEKQREAWEARYAEAERRHKMHTAQMEKFAAAAAEAANAPTDYSSASESRGGSSSSSSTGGSSAGGSLASDEQLAALREKLSGNA, from the coding sequence ATGTCGTCCCCCACGATCACCTCGCCGCAAGTAGCCGTCAATGACATCGGCACTGCCGAGGACTTTCTCGCCGCCATCGACTCCACGATCAAGTACTTCAACGATGGCGACATCGTGGAAGGCACCATCGTCAAGGTCGATCGGGACGAGGTTCTGCTCGACATCGGTTACAAGACCGAAGGCGTCATCCCTTCTCGCGAACTGTCGATCAAGCACGACGTGGACCCCAACGAGGTCGTCAACGTCGGTGACGAGGTCGAGGCCCTGGTCCTCACCAAGGAGGACAAAGAAGGTCGTCTGATCCTCTCCAAGAAGCGTGCGCAGTACGAGCGTGCCTGGGGCACCATCGAGGAGCTCAAGGAGAAGGACGAGGCCGTCAAGGGCACCGTCATCGAGGTCGTCAAGGGCGGCCTGATCCTGGACATCGGCCTGCGCGGCTTCCTCCCGGCATCGCTCGTGGAGATGCGTCGCGTCCGCGATCTGCAGCCGTACATCGGCAAGGAGATCGAGGCCAAGATCATCGAGCTCGACAAGAACCGCAACAACGTGGTCCTGTCGCGTCGTGCATGGCTCGAGCAGACCCAGTCCGAGGTCCGCAGCGAGTTCCTGCACCAGCTGCAGAAAGGCCAGGTCCGCAAGGGCGTCGTGTCCTCGATCGTCAACTTCGGTGCGTTCGTCGATCTCGGCGGCGTCGACGGTCTGGTCCACGTCTCCGAGCTGTCCTGGAAGCACATCGATCACCCGTCCGAGGTCGTCGCAGTCGGCGACGAGGTCACCGTCGAGGTCCTCGACGTCGATCTGGACCGCGAGCGTGTGTCGCTGTCGCTCAAGGCAACCCAGGAAGATCCGTGGCGTCAGTTCGCCCGCACCCACGCCATCGGCCAGATCGTGCCGGGCAAGGTCACCAAGCTGGTGCCGTTCGGTGCGTTCGTCCGCGTCGACGAGGGCATCGAGGGTCTGGTCCACATCTCCGAGCTGGCCGAGCGTCACGTCGAGGTGCCGGATCAGGTTGTCGCCGTCGGTGACGACGCGATGGTCAAGGTCATCGACATCGACCTGGAGCGTCGCCGGATCTCGCTGAGCCTCAAGCAGGCCAACGAGGACTACACCGAGGAGTTCGACCCGTCGAAGTACGGCATGGCCGACAGCTACGACGAGCAGGGCAACTACATCTTCCCCGAGGGCTTCGACGCCGAGACCAACGAATGGCTCGAAGGCTTCGAGAAGCAGCGTGAGGCATGGGAGGCCCGGTACGCCGAGGCCGAGCGTCGTCACAAGATGCATACCGCCCAGATGGAGAAGTTCGCCGCTGCTGCCGCCGAGGCCGCCAACGCCCCGACCGACTACTCGTCGGCGTCGGAGAGCCGCGGAGGTTCCTCGTCCAGCAGCTCGACCGGTGGATCGTCGGCCGGCGGTTCGCTGGCCAGCGACGAGCAGCTCGCCGCCCTGCGTGAGAAGCTGTCCGGCAACGCCTGA
- a CDS encoding 2'-5' RNA ligase family protein, with amino-acid sequence MAHSLELLLDDSSDQQVRAEWDALAAAGLPHQGRVASATNRPHVTLVAASRIDPHADAALAGVAMRLPVGMRLGAPILFGAAGRSTLARLVVPSTELLSVHAQVCRLAAGFIGSRPAGSATSPGHHGTAFAHTTPGRWTPHVTLARRMDAEQLARALVVLDLRAEIAGEFTALRRWDPDEGTDVILAGRAC; translated from the coding sequence GTGGCGCACTCCCTCGAACTCCTCCTCGACGACTCGTCCGACCAGCAGGTTCGGGCCGAATGGGACGCGCTGGCCGCAGCCGGACTGCCCCATCAGGGACGCGTCGCGTCGGCCACCAACCGCCCGCACGTGACGCTCGTGGCCGCGTCGCGCATCGATCCCCACGCCGACGCGGCGTTGGCCGGGGTCGCCATGCGCCTCCCGGTCGGCATGCGACTCGGCGCCCCGATCCTCTTCGGAGCCGCCGGCCGGTCGACACTTGCGCGGCTCGTGGTGCCGTCGACCGAACTCCTCTCGGTCCACGCTCAGGTCTGCCGACTGGCGGCCGGGTTCATCGGGTCCCGACCGGCCGGTTCCGCAACGTCACCGGGACACCACGGGACTGCGTTCGCGCACACCACCCCCGGACGGTGGACGCCGCACGTCACCCTGGCGCGGCGGATGGACGCCGAGCAGCTCGCCCGCGCGTTGGTCGTCCTCGACCTGCGCGCCGAGATCGCCGGTGAGTTCACCGCACTCCGTCGCTGGGACCCGGACGAGGGAACCGACGTCATACTCGCGGGGCGAGCCTGCTGA
- the uvrB gene encoding excinuclease ABC subunit UvrB, whose amino-acid sequence MAFAAERPVIAHSEFRPVGEIERSDARLEVVSEYEPAGDQPAAIKDLTRRINAGEKDIVLLGATGTGKSATTAWLIEQVQRPTLVMAPNKTLAAQLANELREMLPNNAVEYFVSYYDYYQPEAYIAQTDTYIEKDSSINDDVERLRHSATSSLLSRRDVVVVASVSCIYGLGTPQSYLDRSVEVEVGQEIDRDALLRLLVDVQYTRNDVSFTRGGFRVRGDTVEIIPSYEELAVRIEFFGDEVESLYYLHPLTGDVVRQVDSLRIFPATHYVAGPERMEKAMASIERELEERLADLEGKGKLLEAQRLRMRTTYDLEMMRQVGFCSGIENYSRHIDGRAAGSAPATLIDYFPDDFLLVIDESHVTVPQIGGMYEGDMSRKRNLVEYGFRLPSAVDNRPLTWDEFVDRIGQTVYLSATPGPYELGQSNGEFVEQVIRPTGLVDPQVVVKPTKGQIDDLVHEIRERTDRDERVLVTTLTKKMAEDLTDYLLELGIRVRYLHSEVDTLRRVELLRQLRSGDYDVLVGINLLREGLDLPEVSLVAILDADKEGFLRSTTSLIQTIGRAARNVSGEVHMYADKITDSMRNAIDETERRREKQIAYNKANGIDPKPLRKKIADILDQVYREAEDEAVAVGGSGRNASRGRRAQGEVSKAGSSGVIEKRDVSMMPRAELADLVSQLTDQMMSAARDLQFELAGRLRDEIADLKKEMRGMDAAGIK is encoded by the coding sequence ATGGCTTTTGCAGCAGAGCGCCCCGTCATCGCGCACTCGGAGTTCCGGCCGGTCGGTGAGATCGAGCGGTCCGACGCGCGCCTGGAGGTCGTCAGCGAGTACGAACCGGCAGGCGACCAGCCCGCCGCCATCAAGGATCTGACGCGACGGATCAACGCAGGCGAGAAGGACATCGTCCTGCTCGGCGCCACCGGCACCGGTAAGTCGGCGACCACCGCCTGGCTGATCGAGCAGGTGCAGCGCCCCACCCTGGTGATGGCGCCCAACAAGACACTCGCGGCGCAGCTGGCGAACGAATTGCGCGAGATGCTGCCCAACAACGCCGTCGAGTACTTCGTGTCGTACTACGACTACTACCAACCCGAGGCGTACATCGCGCAGACCGACACCTACATCGAGAAGGACTCGTCGATCAACGACGACGTCGAGCGTCTGCGGCACTCGGCGACCTCGAGCCTGCTGTCGCGGCGCGACGTCGTGGTGGTGGCCTCGGTGTCCTGCATCTACGGCCTCGGCACTCCGCAGTCGTATCTCGACCGATCCGTCGAGGTCGAGGTCGGCCAGGAGATCGACCGCGACGCCTTGCTGCGGCTGCTCGTCGACGTCCAGTACACGCGCAACGACGTGTCCTTCACCCGCGGTGGGTTCCGCGTCCGCGGCGACACCGTCGAGATCATCCCGTCGTACGAGGAACTGGCGGTTCGGATCGAGTTCTTCGGTGACGAGGTCGAGTCGCTGTACTACCTGCACCCGCTGACCGGTGACGTCGTGCGCCAGGTCGACTCGCTGCGCATCTTCCCGGCCACCCACTACGTCGCCGGGCCCGAGCGCATGGAGAAGGCGATGGCGAGCATCGAGCGAGAGCTCGAGGAACGACTCGCCGACCTCGAGGGCAAGGGCAAACTGCTCGAGGCCCAGCGGCTGCGGATGCGGACCACCTACGACCTCGAGATGATGCGGCAGGTCGGGTTCTGCTCGGGGATCGAGAACTACTCGAGGCACATCGACGGCCGCGCCGCCGGGAGCGCACCGGCAACGCTGATCGATTACTTCCCCGACGACTTCCTTCTCGTCATCGACGAGTCGCATGTGACGGTGCCCCAGATCGGTGGCATGTACGAAGGCGACATGTCGCGCAAGCGCAACCTCGTCGAGTACGGCTTCCGTCTCCCCTCCGCGGTGGACAACCGGCCGCTGACCTGGGACGAGTTCGTGGATCGTATCGGCCAGACCGTGTACCTGTCTGCGACGCCGGGGCCGTACGAACTGGGCCAGTCCAACGGCGAGTTCGTCGAGCAGGTGATCCGACCGACGGGTCTCGTGGATCCCCAGGTCGTGGTCAAGCCGACCAAGGGCCAGATCGACGACCTGGTCCACGAGATCCGGGAGCGCACTGACCGCGACGAGCGTGTCTTGGTGACCACCCTGACCAAGAAGATGGCCGAGGACCTCACCGACTATCTGCTCGAACTGGGTATCCGGGTCCGGTACCTCCACTCGGAGGTGGACACCCTGCGCCGCGTCGAACTCCTGCGCCAGCTGCGCTCGGGTGACTACGACGTCCTCGTCGGCATCAACCTGCTGCGTGAGGGTCTCGACCTTCCCGAGGTGTCCCTCGTCGCGATCCTCGACGCGGACAAGGAGGGCTTCCTCCGGAGCACCACCTCACTCATCCAGACGATCGGTCGCGCCGCCCGCAACGTGTCCGGCGAGGTCCACATGTACGCGGACAAGATCACCGACTCGATGCGCAATGCGATCGACGAGACCGAGCGACGCCGCGAGAAGCAGATCGCCTACAACAAGGCGAACGGCATCGATCCGAAGCCGCTGCGCAAGAAGATCGCCGACATCCTGGACCAGGTGTACCGAGAGGCCGAGGACGAGGCCGTGGCGGTCGGCGGTTCCGGGCGCAATGCCAGCCGCGGACGCCGCGCACAGGGCGAGGTCTCGAAGGCCGGCAGTTCGGGCGTGATCGAGAAGCGCGACGTCTCGATGATGCCGCGGGCCGAGCTCGCCGATCTCGTGTCCCAACTCACCGATCAGATGATGAGCGCGGCTCGGGATCTGCAGTTCGAGCTCGCCGGCCGACTCCGCGACGAGATCGCCGATCTGAAGAAGGAGATGCGCGGGATGGACGCGGCCGGCATCAAGTGA
- a CDS encoding SWIM zinc finger family protein — MTNSPAEFGFSRWGAEIVRLAEPIATRSPNPVAPRARSVARNGGVALTVEGRSVSGLVQRGGQASVAHLEFEPMSSATASALRELLGASTEPTDDMHRKLVEAASWSAAGLDVADCSCRARGDRCLHILATLYALAAAIDREPALALRLRDFEGPLDGAPGDDTSDPDEVSRRTPPRWSALTAFDVRDYWQTGPHGERQDPPGTDEI; from the coding sequence ATGACCAACTCACCCGCCGAGTTCGGTTTCAGCCGCTGGGGCGCCGAGATCGTCCGGCTCGCCGAGCCCATCGCGACCCGCTCACCGAACCCGGTGGCGCCGCGCGCCCGCAGTGTCGCCCGCAATGGTGGCGTCGCCCTGACCGTCGAGGGACGTTCGGTCAGCGGACTGGTCCAGCGAGGTGGCCAGGCGTCCGTGGCACACCTGGAATTCGAGCCGATGAGCTCGGCCACCGCGTCGGCTCTGCGCGAGCTGCTCGGCGCGTCCACCGAGCCGACCGACGACATGCACCGCAAGCTGGTCGAGGCGGCGTCGTGGTCCGCTGCGGGTCTCGACGTCGCGGACTGTTCATGTCGGGCTCGCGGCGATCGGTGCCTGCACATCCTCGCCACCTTGTACGCACTCGCCGCGGCGATCGATCGAGAACCCGCCCTGGCGCTTCGGCTACGCGACTTCGAGGGTCCGCTCGACGGCGCGCCCGGCGACGACACATCGGACCCGGACGAAGTATCGCGCCGGACGCCCCCACGCTGGTCGGCACTGACGGCCTTCGATGTCCGCGACTATTGGCAGACCGGGCCGCACGGGGAGCGCCAAGACCCGCCCGGCACGGACGAGATATGA
- a CDS encoding DUF402 domain-containing protein, whose product MTNPRGGAAETAPESRPAHPPKREVFDVPAMTNTDNKGFVRQVEEYRVTDYGLYMSRHAPGHPRFDHLESWLLPALGLRANIFHYQGGYREGQRLYLDVGHFAGPDDDGRWHAEDWYLDLVDVPGTPPVLLDTDELLEAHRDGLLDTAQCVEAVEIATRALVGTAEHGNDVQAWLDAAAGGVVAFRDHDHRRRGDAR is encoded by the coding sequence ATGACGAACCCTCGCGGAGGCGCGGCCGAGACGGCACCCGAATCACGCCCGGCGCACCCGCCCAAGCGGGAGGTCTTCGACGTGCCCGCGATGACGAACACGGACAACAAGGGCTTCGTCCGTCAGGTCGAGGAGTACCGCGTCACCGATTACGGGCTGTACATGTCGCGGCACGCACCCGGACATCCCCGATTCGACCATCTAGAATCCTGGCTGCTACCCGCATTGGGCCTGCGCGCCAACATCTTCCACTATCAGGGCGGTTACCGCGAGGGGCAGCGCCTCTATCTGGATGTCGGCCACTTCGCCGGCCCCGACGACGACGGGCGGTGGCACGCCGAGGACTGGTATCTCGATCTCGTGGACGTACCGGGCACCCCGCCGGTGCTGCTCGACACCGACGAGTTGCTCGAGGCGCATCGGGACGGACTTCTCGACACCGCACAGTGTGTCGAAGCCGTGGAGATCGCCACGCGCGCACTCGTCGGCACGGCCGAGCACGGGAACGACGTCCAGGCCTGGCTGGACGCCGCGGCGGGGGGCGTGGTCGCCTTTCGCGACCATGACCATCGCCGCCGCGGCGACGCCCGGTAG
- the aztD gene encoding zinc metallochaperone AztD, with product MIFIPLLTVRVFAQRTNLTRSLALLAAASFALVACGSEDSGDSTPAASSSAKAVEQQSATPRLALSYDGGILVLDAESLEQVADLPVDGFIRLNSADNGRNVFVSESDGFRVLDMGTWTRQHGDHGHYYTTTPALTDMTFGGEEPGHVVPHDSRIALFTDGTGEVDIVEPAELLRGNAASTSFTLPEPHHGVAVFREDGTMVVTVGNEDSRSGVAILDGERKEIVRNDQCPGVHGEAAGAGGVLAFGCEDGLLIVNGNDIRKVDSPDPYGRIGNQAGSDESPIILGDYKSDPDAELERPTRFSLTDTRTGQLRLVDLGTSYSFRSIERGPGGSGVILGTDGALHVYDVNTATKTATIPTIGAWSEPDEWQSPMPNVVVQEGIAYVSDPAAKKIVAVDLNKNEKVGEAELPHETIELAAVTG from the coding sequence ATGATTTTCATTCCACTGTTGACTGTCCGGGTGTTTGCACAACGGACAAATCTGACCCGATCTCTGGCGCTTCTCGCCGCCGCATCGTTCGCGCTCGTCGCCTGTGGAAGTGAGGATTCCGGTGATTCGACGCCGGCCGCCTCCAGTTCGGCCAAGGCCGTCGAGCAGCAGAGCGCCACACCACGTCTCGCACTCAGCTACGACGGCGGCATCCTGGTCCTCGACGCCGAGTCGCTCGAGCAGGTCGCCGACCTGCCGGTCGACGGCTTCATCCGGCTCAACAGCGCCGACAACGGCCGGAACGTCTTCGTCTCCGAATCGGACGGGTTCCGGGTCCTCGACATGGGTACCTGGACGCGTCAGCACGGCGATCACGGTCACTACTACACGACCACTCCGGCCCTCACCGACATGACCTTCGGCGGGGAGGAGCCGGGACACGTTGTGCCCCACGATTCCCGGATCGCCCTGTTCACCGATGGGACAGGTGAAGTCGACATCGTCGAACCCGCCGAACTCCTGCGTGGAAACGCGGCGTCGACCTCCTTCACCCTTCCCGAGCCCCACCACGGGGTCGCGGTGTTCCGTGAGGACGGCACCATGGTGGTGACCGTCGGCAACGAGGATTCGCGCAGTGGTGTCGCGATCCTCGACGGCGAGCGCAAGGAGATCGTGCGCAATGACCAGTGCCCGGGCGTGCACGGCGAAGCCGCCGGCGCCGGCGGGGTCCTTGCCTTCGGCTGTGAGGACGGCCTGCTCATCGTCAACGGCAACGACATCCGTAAGGTCGACAGCCCGGACCCGTACGGCCGCATCGGCAACCAGGCCGGCAGTGACGAGTCGCCGATCATCCTCGGCGATTACAAGTCCGACCCGGATGCCGAGCTCGAACGGCCGACCCGGTTCTCGCTCACCGACACCCGCACCGGTCAGCTGCGGCTGGTCGATCTCGGCACCTCGTACAGCTTCCGGTCCATCGAGCGCGGGCCCGGCGGGTCCGGCGTGATCCTGGGAACCGATGGTGCCCTGCACGTCTACGACGTCAACACGGCGACGAAGACCGCCACCATCCCGACGATCGGCGCGTGGAGCGAACCGGACGAGTGGCAGTCCCCGATGCCGAATGTCGTGGTCCAGGAGGGCATCGCCTACGTCAGTGATCCGGCGGCCAAGAAGATCGTCGCCGTCGATCTGAACAAGAACGAGAAGGTCGGTGAGGCGGAGTTGCCGCACGAGACCATCGAACTCGCCGCCGTCACGGGCTGA
- the coaE gene encoding dephospho-CoA kinase, producing MIRLGLTGGIGAGKSTVAKTFVERGAYIIDADKIAREVVEPGSEGLAALVEAFGPEILAADGSLDRPALAGKAFVDDESRTTLNGITHPLIGARTQAILDDAPADAIVVQDIPLLVENHTAPFFHLVVIVFAEADVRLHRLTTMRGVAEADARARIAAQATDEQRRAVADVWLDNSGAPEDLAASAARIWDERLVPLEMNVRARRVAEPVPGLVAAEPNPDGPSARLVNRLWAVAGELATAVDVTDAAAVELRVTARDADAAEGLANRLADGGFAPAGPDLYGSCDPGRPATVRVVVG from the coding sequence GTGATCAGGCTTGGACTGACCGGTGGCATCGGAGCCGGCAAATCGACCGTGGCAAAGACGTTCGTCGAGCGGGGCGCGTACATCATCGACGCGGACAAGATCGCCCGGGAGGTGGTCGAGCCCGGGTCGGAGGGTCTGGCCGCGCTCGTCGAGGCGTTCGGCCCGGAGATCCTGGCCGCCGACGGGAGTCTCGACCGTCCGGCGCTCGCCGGGAAGGCTTTCGTCGACGACGAATCCCGCACGACGCTCAACGGCATCACCCACCCGCTCATCGGGGCGCGAACACAGGCGATCCTCGACGACGCGCCGGCGGATGCAATTGTGGTGCAAGACATCCCATTGCTGGTGGAGAATCACACGGCCCCGTTCTTCCACCTCGTCGTGATCGTGTTCGCCGAGGCCGACGTACGGCTGCATCGGTTGACGACGATGCGGGGGGTCGCCGAGGCCGATGCCCGCGCCCGCATCGCTGCGCAGGCGACCGACGAACAGCGTCGAGCCGTCGCCGACGTGTGGCTGGACAACTCCGGCGCCCCCGAAGACCTGGCGGCGTCCGCGGCGCGGATCTGGGACGAGCGTCTCGTCCCTCTCGAGATGAATGTCCGCGCTCGCCGAGTCGCCGAGCCGGTCCCCGGACTCGTTGCCGCCGAGCCCAACCCGGACGGCCCGTCGGCGCGCCTGGTGAACCGGTTGTGGGCCGTGGCAGGTGAACTGGCCACCGCGGTCGACGTCACCGATGCCGCGGCCGTCGAGTTGCGGGTGACCGCCCGAGATGCCGACGCCGCCGAGGGGCTGGCGAACCGGCTCGCCGACGGCGGATTCGCGCCGGCCGGGCCGGATCTGTACGGCTCGTGCGACCCCGGCCGACCCGCCACGGTGCGCGTCGTCGTCGGCTGA